From the genome of Bactrocera oleae isolate idBacOlea1 chromosome 2, idBacOlea1, whole genome shotgun sequence, one region includes:
- the Fer1 gene encoding protein twist — MPIIQLNNCVYERLDESISVGNYNSSDNNNSNTRQPAPLSNITASMFSLDNFDLEATMARHFFEGSQATNGSSSSSEFFFGDDDNSSESDEDDAYSSGFNSDQENNEKSRLHKPRRLKCASQMAQQRQAANLRERRRMQSINEAFEGLRSHIPTLPYEKRLSKVDTLKLAISYITFLSEMVKKDKNGNEPGLSLQRNYQKEPPKKIILKDRSGGIAHSLSWYRKGDRYPGSKLYARTWTPEDPRAPAHTSHHQHNHNGVHQSLGQMPLQQQQQHQQHQITTTAQQQFHNHNQNSNQSDDSTSGYSNLGEGSSTGGGSTSTEGYCGGGADGVGAPKLQSGSVNGVHQNGI; from the exons ATGCCaattattcaattaaataattgtgTTTACGAACGATTGGACGAGTCAATAAGTGTAGGGAATTACAACAGCAGCGATAATAACAATAGTAATACACGTCAGCCTGCACCTTTGTCCAATATTACCGCTAGCATGTTTTCCCTTGACAATTTCGATTTGGAAGCGACAATGGCACGACACTTTTTCGAAGGCTCACAAGCGACGAATGGTTCCAGCTCCAGCTCGGAATTCTTTTTTGGCGATGATGATAATAGCTCGGAGAGTGATGAAGATGATGCGTATAGCAGTGGTTTCAATAGTGACcaggaaaacaatgaaaagag TCGCTTGCACAAACCGCGTCGCTTGAAGTGTGCCTCGCAAATGGCGCAACAGCGACAAGCGGCCAATTTGCGTGAACGTCGTCGTATGCAGAGCATCAATGAGGCATTTGAGGGACTACGTTCACATATTCCCACTTTGCCCTATGAGAAACGTTTGAGTAAAGTGGATACACTGAAGTTGGCGATCAGTTATATAACTTTTCTGAGTGAAATGGTGAAAAAGGATAAAAATGGCAATGAACCGGGTTTGAGTTTGCAGCGCAACTATCAAAAAGAGCCGCCAAAAAAGATCATACTAAAAGATAGAA GCGGCGGCATTGCTCACTCGCTCTCTTGGTATCGTAAGGGGGATCGTTATCCGGGCAGTAAACTCTATGCGCGTACCTGGACACCAGAGGATCCGCGTGCACCTGCACACACTTCACATCACCAGCACAATCACAATGGTGTACACCAGTCTTTGGGGCAGATGCccttacaacagcaacaacaacatcagcaacatcaaataacaacaacagcacaacaacaatttcaCAATCACAATCAGAATAGCAATCAAAGCGACGATTCAACCAGTGGCTACAGCAATTTAGGTGAAGGCAGCAGCACCGGCGGTGGCAGCACATCAACGGAGGGATATTGTGGTGGCGGTGCTGATGGTGTTGGAGCGCCAAAACTACAAAGCGGTAGTGTTAATGGTGTACACCAAAATGGCATCTAA
- the LOC106627661 gene encoding uncharacterized protein, with amino-acid sequence MSEKLSHIISNGELEIVKITEELYDDAVQLFTDNFIPQENASIATKTPSSPQAIEELQCLCRKLLTENTSFAVRNIANGELAAIAVNHLMSSKPENCTLFDSVNKVRSPAIKCIKKFLERIDTSADIYKTLQVDCVLEIVFLSTNSKYVKRGLASSLAEYTIEYARRLQKGPLSPEDLPAVEVRALKPSAVCSVFTSIYTQRIGRKFNFEILNQIPYTEFTFEGKTFAERIDPKHTFSTFEALRL; translated from the exons ATGAGCGAGAAACTTTCGCATATTATTAGCAATG GTGAATTGGAAATTGTCAAGATCACTGAGGAGCTGTACGATGATGCAGTACAG CTGTTTACCGACAATTTTATACCACAAGAGAATGCTAGCATCGCTACCAAAACGCCCAGTTCACCACAAGCCATTGAAGAGCTGCAGTGTTTATGCCGAAAGTTACTCACAGAGAATACCTCCTTCGCAGTGCGTAACATTGCTAATGGCGAGTTAGCTGCCATCGCCGTCAATCACCTAATG TCATCGAAACCTGAAAACTGCACGCTGTTCGATTCAGTGAACAAAGTGCGGTCACCTGCTATAAAatgtatcaaaaaatttttggaacgcATCGATACCAGTGCCGACATCTATAAGACACTGCAAGTGGATTGTGTACTTGAGATTGTCTTTCTTTCAACTAACTCCAAATATGTGAAACGTGGCTTAGCCAGTTCTCTTGCCGAATATACGATTGAGTATGCGCGGCGTCTGCAGAAGGGCCCATTATCACCAGAAGATTTGCCAGCTGTAGAAGTGCGTGCGCTTAAACCAAGTGCAGTTTGCTCAGTATTCACATCGATCTATACGCAACGCATTGgacgaaaatttaatttcgaaattttgaatcaaataCCGTACACGGAGTTTACATTTGAGGGGAAAACATTTGCGGAGCGTATAGATCCTAAGCATACGTTTTCGACATTCGAGGCTTTGCGGCTGTAA
- the LOC106626303 gene encoding uncharacterized protein — MRVNNGRLWGKFNNGEFEVRSLTESDLEEALEILDKSFFLHESVCIACEINLPENAQARSELRELCRLTAYDGVSLVVKHVESGKIVGVSFNKIQYIPPSGQDPFFIQFRKERTKSPQAQCLMDFMIDVDSETDVFELYKIDTLLELMFLATLQEWGRRGVACELARYTIQLAHELSEGVGVNEMHLQLRDMRPKAITAIFTSIFSQKAGRSQNFKVINSVPYTRFTYNGKTFDQSINPLHKTAEHVVFLL, encoded by the exons ATGAGAGTCAACAATGGACGATTATGGGGTAAATTTAATAACG GTGAATTCGAAGTGAGAAGTTTAACTGAATCTGATTTGGAAGAGGCTTTAGAG atattagaCAAGTCATTCTTTTTGCACGAGTCCGTTTGCATAGCCTGTGAAATTAACCTGCCCGAAAATGCGCAAGCGCGTTCCGAACTTCGCGAactatgtcgcctaacagcgtATGACGGTGTCTCATTGGTAGTCAAGCATGTGGAGAGTGGAAAGATAGTGGGAGTTTCATTCAATAAAATacag TACATACCACCGAGCGGTCAGGATCCTTTCTTCATACAATTCCGCAAAGAGCGCACAAAATCACCGCAAGCTCAGTGCCTTATGGACTTTATGATCGATGTAGACTCGGAGACCGATGTATTTGAGCTTTATAAAATTGACACGCTCCTGGAGTTAATGTTCCTAGCAACATTACAAGAATGGGGCCGTCGTGGTGTCGCATGTGAATTAGCGCGGTACACCATACAATTGGCACACGAGCTCTCCGAGGGCGTTGGTGTTAATGAAATGCATCTCCAACTACGCGATATGCGTCCCAAAGCTATAACGGCAATCTTTACCTCCATATTCTCACAGAAGGCTGGTCGTTCGCAGAATTTCAAAGTGATCAACAGTGTGCCCTATACACGTTTTACCTACAATGGCAAAACATTCGATCAATCTATTAATCCTTTGCACAAAACAGCAGAACATgtggtgtttttgttgtaa